The Cyprinus carpio isolate SPL01 chromosome A19, ASM1834038v1, whole genome shotgun sequence genome has a segment encoding these proteins:
- the LOC109057605 gene encoding uncharacterized protein LOC109057605, producing the protein MAVCRGGVSLWLGCVRNHGSRQPMTKQCWNLCQTTELHLIDSCRTLSSASWNLAPPNSLRYLSIKQPSLSLPFHHACQLNRAASLEEEEWEEAISLPVLLKPGETDEQHTVVEVPFLGPAKLRELLALGPNRPFDLLFPITTVDGSRVDDIIITGKDGTEENQLIERGSFRSLFETEGCPAPFMLGSHFYCFHCHGMESVSEIGVKPRKGQDEQSIYQPFNVMHYSHAETERVDKSSSQRDMENEEKLALMHEKLRVELPSFFVKNHDYSIYSEDVEFINGLLNTKTRGRVVYQLTLTLWRLMCLCFYADAQLEVLKLTKHPEDGSIKARWRVKGLPFHSILIFFYKKDKSHLYRTYDAFSTFYVGSDGRIHKHKVEKVMEARPPLLPKVTSVLAGALVALGIQEHRPALNLLPLLLSSL; encoded by the exons ATGGCTGTGTGCAGAGGGGGTGTCTCTCTTTGGTTGGGGTGTGTCAGGAACCATGGCAGCAGACAACCAATGACGAAACAGTGCTGGAATTTATGTCAG ACAACCGAATTGCACTTGATTGACAGCTGTAGGACCCTGAGCAGTGCATCATGGAACTTGGCTCCTCCAAACAGTCTACGTTACCTGTCCATTAAACAGCCATCCCTGTCCCTTCCCTTCCACCATGCGTGCCAGCTGAACCGAGCAGCCAGCCTAGAGGAGGAGGAATGGGAAGAGGCAATCAGCCTGCCTGTCCTGCTCAAACCCGGAGAGACCGATGAGCAGCACACCGTGGTGGAAGTGCCCTTTCTTGGGCCGGCCAAACTAAGAGAGCTCCTTGCTTTGGGACCCAACAGACCCTTTGACTTGCTTTTTCCTATAACCACTGTTGATGGAAGCAGAGTGGATGATATTATCATTACCGGAAAGGATGGGACTGAGGAAAACCAGCTGATAGAGAGAGGCTCCTTCAGGAGTCTGTTTGAGACCGAGGGATGCCCTGCACCTTTTATGTTGGGATCTCACTTCTATTGCTTTCACTGCCATGGGATGGAGTCTGTCTCAGAGATTGGGGTCAAACCAAGAAAGGGACAGGATGAGCAGAGTATCTATCAGCCCTTCAATGTCATGCATTACAGCCATGCTGAGACTGAGAGAGTGGACAAGAGCTCTAGCCAGAGAGACATGGAGAATGAGGAGAAACTGGCCCTGATGCATGAAAAGCTGAGGGTGGAG CTTCCCAGTTTCTTTGTGAAAAATCATGACTACAGCATATACTCTGAAGATGTTGAGTTCATCAATGGTCTTCTAAACACCAAAACAAG GGGTCGTGTAGTGTACCAGCTGACTCTGACGCTTTGGCGATTGATGTGTCTGTGTTTCTATGCGGATGCTCAGCTGGAAGTGCTGAAGCTGACCAAGCATCCAGAAGACGGCTCCATCAAAGCTCGCTGGAGAGTCAAAGGCCTGCCCTTCCACTCCATTCTGATCTTCTTCTACAAGAAGGACAAGAGCCACCTCTACAG AACATATGATGCGTTCTCCACCTTCTATGTTGGCTCTGATGGACGAATACATAAGCATAAAGTTGAAAAG GTTATGGAGGCTCGTCCTCCCTTGCTGCCCAAAGTGACCTCAGTGTTGGCTGGGGCTCTGGTGGCGCTGGGCATTCAGGAGCACCGGCCCGCCCTCAACCTGCTCCCACTCCTGCTGTCTTCCCTCTGA